A single Alphaproteobacteria bacterium DNA region contains:
- a CDS encoding sulfoxide reductase heme-binding subunit YedZ codes for MNVSLRKAAWSLALLPLGWLGAKAWWFGLGANPIEAIIRFQGNWALRFLLLTLCVTPLLRWYPTLAPARRTLGLLCFFFALSHILLYLGLEQSFDWGELWKDIVKRRYITVGMLAFLLLIPLAVTSTNRWVKRLGFLAWKRLHRLVWPIAFLACLHFAMMIKFYAYAEPLLYTGFFLVLLGLRFHRKA; via the coding sequence TTGAACGTGTCCTTGCGCAAGGCGGCCTGGAGTTTGGCTTTGCTCCCTCTGGGCTGGCTGGGCGCCAAGGCCTGGTGGTTCGGGCTGGGGGCCAATCCCATCGAGGCCATCATCCGCTTTCAGGGCAACTGGGCCTTGCGCTTTCTGCTGCTGACCTTGTGCGTAACGCCTTTGTTGCGCTGGTATCCCACCCTGGCTCCGGCCAGGCGCACGCTGGGTTTGCTGTGCTTCTTTTTCGCGCTGTCGCACATCTTGCTTTATCTGGGGCTGGAACAGTCGTTCGACTGGGGCGAATTATGGAAGGACATCGTCAAGCGGCGCTATATCACGGTTGGCATGCTGGCCTTCCTGCTGCTGATCCCGTTGGCCGTCACCTCGACCAACCGCTGGGTGAAGCGCCTGGGATTCCTGGCCTGGAAGCGTCTGCACCGGCTGGTCTGGCCCATCGCCTTCCTGGCTTGCCTGCATTTCGCCATGATGATCAAATTCTACGCTTACGCGGAACCGCTGCTCTATACGGGCTTCTTTCTGGTTCTTCTGGGGTTGCGCTTTCACAGAAAAGCCTAG
- the rpmG gene encoding 50S ribosomal protein L33 — translation MAKPSTVLIKLVSTADTGFFYVTKKNPRKTTEKMEFRKYDPVVRKHVAFKESKIK, via the coding sequence ATGGCCAAGCCCTCTACCGTGCTTATCAAGCTGGTCAGCACCGCCGATACCGGTTTCTTCTACGTGACCAAGAAGAATCCGCGCAAGACCACGGAAAAGATGGAATTCCGCAAATATGATCCGGTGGTGCGCAAGCACGTCGCCTTCAAGGAATCCAAGATCAAGTAA
- a CDS encoding NAD kinase, protein MPKSGPFQRFAFAAADTDVAQSARRRLAERYGDAPLSDAQVIVALGGDGFMLETLHKHLPLGLPIYGMNCGSVGFLMNAFHDDGLAERLASVEEVMLHPLQMTAQTVNGEVFEYLAINEVSLLRETRQAAKIRILVDGVERMGELICDGILVSTPAGSTAYNLSAHGPIIPMGTQLLALTPISAFRPRRWRGALLRHTAVVSFEILEGLKRPVSAVADSTEVRGVSRVDVRERGDIRLRVLFDPEHDLDERILTEQFVS, encoded by the coding sequence ATGCCTAAATCCGGCCCTTTTCAACGATTTGCCTTTGCCGCCGCCGATACTGACGTGGCGCAATCGGCGCGCCGCAGGCTGGCCGAGCGCTATGGCGACGCGCCCCTGTCCGATGCGCAGGTCATCGTGGCCCTGGGCGGCGACGGCTTCATGCTGGAAACCTTGCACAAACATCTGCCGCTGGGTCTTCCCATCTACGGCATGAATTGCGGCAGCGTCGGCTTTTTGATGAACGCCTTTCACGATGATGGGCTGGCCGAGCGTCTGGCTTCGGTGGAAGAAGTGATGCTGCATCCGCTTCAGATGACGGCCCAGACCGTCAACGGCGAGGTCTTCGAATATTTGGCCATCAATGAAGTGTCGCTGCTGCGCGAAACCCGTCAGGCCGCGAAAATCCGCATCCTGGTTGATGGCGTCGAGCGCATGGGCGAGTTGATTTGCGACGGCATCCTGGTTTCGACGCCAGCGGGCAGCACCGCCTACAATCTGTCGGCGCATGGACCGATCATTCCCATGGGCACGCAATTGCTGGCTTTAACGCCGATCAGCGCCTTTCGCCCCCGGCGCTGGCGCGGCGCGCTTTTGCGCCATACCGCCGTGGTCAGTTTCGAGATTCTCGAAGGTTTGAAGCGCCCGGTCAGCGCGGTGGCCGATTCGACGGAAGTGCGCGGCGTGTCGCGCGTCGATGTGCGCGAGCGCGGCGATATCCGCCTGCGTGTGCTGTTCGATCCCGAACATGATCTGGACGAGCGGATTCTGACCGAACAGTTTGTTTCTTGA
- a CDS encoding AbrB family transcriptional regulator, producing the protein MKPALTLAIAALGGGLFYLIHFPLPWMLGAMAATTLGALLKLQLGVPPRLRNPTMIVLGLMLGSGFTPDVPGRLLEWWPGLLALAVYLAGAIWVGAFWYRRKLGCDAPTAYYAAVPGGLSEMVALAMAEKGDEGLVSILHTLRVMVVAALVPWGIRLSQGLPLSGTPGSGSLLSLPMTDAGFLALGAVLGALGGKLLRLPAYLLVGPMLASAVISMAGLTSAHPPVELIVIAQVVLGGAVGSRLASVDKAVVIAAFKASLVLVAPMVAAAAALSWLVSELAGFDHFAMLLALMPGGLGEMTLIALALGIDVPFVATHHMMRIALVMLAAPLAFRWMRKRDAKRAAKKIIASRGKYKMSRAEILEMRDEGRK; encoded by the coding sequence ATGAAACCAGCCCTCACACTTGCCATCGCGGCCCTGGGCGGCGGGCTATTTTACCTGATCCATTTTCCCCTGCCCTGGATGCTGGGCGCCATGGCCGCCACCACCTTGGGCGCCTTGCTGAAGCTGCAACTGGGCGTTCCGCCAAGATTGCGCAATCCCACCATGATCGTGCTGGGCCTGATGCTGGGCAGCGGCTTTACGCCCGACGTGCCTGGCCGTTTGCTGGAATGGTGGCCGGGCTTGCTGGCGCTGGCGGTCTATTTGGCGGGAGCCATCTGGGTGGGCGCGTTTTGGTATCGGCGCAAGCTGGGTTGCGACGCGCCCACTGCCTATTACGCCGCCGTGCCGGGCGGGCTGTCGGAAATGGTGGCGTTGGCGATGGCCGAGAAGGGCGACGAGGGCCTTGTCTCGATCCTGCACACGCTGCGCGTGATGGTGGTGGCGGCCTTGGTGCCCTGGGGCATTCGCCTGTCGCAAGGATTGCCGCTGTCGGGCACGCCGGGTTCCGGTTCTCTGCTTTCCTTGCCCATGACGGATGCCGGATTTCTGGCTCTGGGGGCGGTGCTGGGTGCTTTGGGGGGGAAGTTGTTGCGTTTGCCCGCCTACCTGCTGGTGGGGCCGATGCTGGCCAGCGCCGTCATCAGCATGGCGGGCCTGACTTCCGCCCATCCGCCGGTGGAACTGATCGTCATCGCCCAGGTGGTGCTGGGCGGCGCCGTGGGATCGCGCTTGGCCTCGGTGGACAAAGCCGTCGTCATCGCGGCTTTCAAAGCCTCGCTGGTGCTGGTGGCGCCGATGGTCGCGGCGGCGGCGGCCCTGTCCTGGCTGGTCAGCGAATTGGCGGGCTTCGACCATTTCGCCATGCTTCTGGCCTTGATGCCGGGCGGGCTGGGCGAGATGACGTTGATCGCCTTGGCGCTTGGCATCGACGTGCCCTTCGTCGCCACCCATCACATGATGCGCATCGCCCTGGTCATGCTGGCCGCCCCGCTGGCTTTCCGGTGGATGCGAAAACGAGACGCCAAGCGGGCCGCTAAGAAGATCATTGCCAGTCGGGGCAAATACAAAATGAGCCGAGCCGAGATTCTAGAAATGCGCGACGAGGGGCGGAAGTAA
- a CDS encoding ATP-dependent DNA helicase: MTIAPPLLLPEVPALVAGLGTVAAAFPDGTLETLDVPQAGRIAKSMKPMVVHRLNMAARLKIDAFTAHDLLELFAFVRPGASCLPSPEGLCLALGLAKPKDRLDAALALPEIATRLLSELQQLSPRQHAVALGAAVAMSKGGWPWGPSVLAALGHTGDLPHRANTLAGLKVWERLGEWSEHAPPPPPGSMPVDAEAARKRLAQLLGQGAEDRPQQADYASAAALAFQPRKMQDAPNAVLAEAGTGTGKTLGYVAPASVWAEINEGTVWISTFTRHLQRQIDGELDRLYPDADEKARRVVVRKGRENYLCLLNLEEAVMSLPAHPDDAIALGLMARWVLATRDGDLVGGDFPGWLADLVGRSRTLGLADRRGECIFSSCSHITRCFVERSIRKARRARIVIANHALVMVQSSLGNIGDDGLVQRLIFDEGHHLFDAADGAFSAHLSGLETYELRRWLLGAEDGARSRARGLKKRVEDLAENSQEAIDALQAALQAAQHLPGYGWAKRLKDHAPYGAAERFLDLVRGQVLARADRHSYTLECDTLPLNEGLAQAAATLAVALERMARPLAQLVKIFAKKLSDEAKDLDSNSRQRIDSLIRSIERRALVPLHAWGRMLAEIEAGGGDLSVDWMTIEQIDGREIDVGLNRAFIDPTKPFAEQVMMPAHGVLITSATLTDSTGDAQTDWQSAEQRTGTLHLPLPALRAAHPSPYNYADQARVFIVTDVRKDDLDQVAAAYRELFIASGGGALGLFTAITRLKGVHGRIAKPLDEAGLPLLAQHVDGLDNATLVDLFRAEEDACLLGTDAMRDGVDVPGRALRLLVFDRVPWPRPDIVHRARRKAFGGKQFDDMLTRFKLKQAFGRLIRKETDHGVFVLLDPMMPSRLFGAFPDGVIPRRVGLAEAVGEIRGFLGMEKP; encoded by the coding sequence ATGACCATAGCCCCGCCCTTGTTGCTGCCCGAGGTTCCCGCGCTGGTGGCGGGCCTGGGCACCGTGGCGGCCGCCTTTCCCGATGGCACGCTGGAGACGCTGGACGTCCCCCAGGCCGGGCGCATCGCCAAAAGCATGAAGCCCATGGTGGTGCATCGTCTGAACATGGCGGCGCGCCTGAAGATCGACGCCTTCACGGCGCATGATCTGCTGGAACTGTTCGCCTTCGTGCGCCCCGGCGCTTCTTGCCTGCCCAGCCCGGAAGGCCTGTGTCTGGCGCTGGGGCTTGCCAAGCCCAAGGACCGGTTGGACGCCGCCCTGGCCCTGCCCGAAATCGCCACCCGTTTATTGTCGGAACTACAACAGCTAAGCCCGCGCCAGCATGCCGTCGCCCTGGGCGCCGCCGTCGCCATGAGCAAGGGCGGCTGGCCCTGGGGACCATCGGTGCTGGCCGCATTGGGCCATACGGGCGATTTGCCGCACCGCGCCAACACGCTGGCCGGGCTGAAAGTGTGGGAGCGCTTGGGCGAATGGAGCGAACATGCGCCACCGCCGCCGCCGGGATCGATGCCGGTCGATGCCGAAGCCGCCAGAAAGCGCCTGGCCCAATTGCTGGGACAGGGGGCCGAGGATCGCCCCCAGCAGGCCGATTACGCATCGGCGGCGGCCTTGGCCTTTCAGCCCCGCAAAATGCAAGACGCCCCCAACGCCGTGCTGGCCGAGGCGGGCACGGGGACGGGCAAGACGCTGGGCTATGTGGCGCCCGCCAGCGTCTGGGCCGAGATCAACGAAGGCACGGTCTGGATCAGCACCTTCACCCGCCATTTGCAGCGTCAGATCGACGGCGAGTTGGATCGCCTGTATCCCGACGCCGACGAGAAGGCTAGGCGCGTCGTGGTGCGCAAGGGCCGCGAGAATTATCTGTGCCTGCTTAATCTGGAAGAAGCGGTGATGAGCCTGCCCGCTCATCCCGACGACGCCATCGCCCTTGGCCTGATGGCCAGATGGGTGCTGGCGACGCGCGACGGCGATCTGGTGGGTGGCGATTTTCCAGGCTGGCTGGCCGATCTGGTGGGACGCTCGCGCACGCTGGGCTTGGCCGACCGGCGCGGCGAATGCATCTTTTCCTCTTGTTCGCACATCACGCGCTGTTTCGTGGAACGCTCGATCCGAAAGGCCAGGCGTGCGCGCATCGTCATCGCCAACCATGCGCTGGTGATGGTGCAATCGTCGCTTGGCAATATCGGCGACGACGGCTTGGTGCAGCGCCTGATCTTCGACGAAGGGCATCATCTGTTCGACGCCGCCGACGGCGCTTTTTCGGCGCATCTGTCGGGTCTGGAAACCTACGAGCTGCGCCGCTGGCTGCTGGGCGCCGAGGATGGGGCGCGCTCGCGCGCCAGGGGCTTGAAGAAACGGGTCGAGGATTTGGCCGAGAACAGCCAGGAAGCCATCGACGCCTTGCAGGCCGCCTTGCAGGCAGCACAGCATCTGCCGGGCTATGGTTGGGCCAAGCGGTTGAAGGACCACGCACCCTACGGCGCCGCCGAACGTTTCCTTGATCTCGTGCGCGGCCAGGTGCTGGCCCGCGCCGACCGGCACAGCTATACGCTAGAATGCGACACTCTGCCTTTGAACGAGGGGCTGGCCCAGGCGGCGGCCACTTTGGCGGTGGCGCTGGAACGCATGGCAAGGCCCCTGGCGCAACTGGTCAAGATTTTCGCCAAGAAACTCAGCGACGAAGCCAAGGACCTGGACAGCAACAGCCGCCAACGCATCGACAGCTTGATCCGTTCGATCGAGCGACGCGCCTTGGTGCCGCTTCACGCCTGGGGGCGCATGCTGGCCGAGATTGAAGCGGGCGGCGGCGACTTGTCGGTCGATTGGATGACCATCGAGCAAATAGATGGGCGCGAGATCGATGTGGGTCTGAACCGCGCTTTCATCGATCCCACCAAACCCTTTGCCGAACAGGTGATGATGCCCGCCCATGGCGTGCTGATCACGTCGGCGACGTTGACCGATTCCACCGGCGATGCGCAAACCGACTGGCAATCGGCCGAACAGCGCACCGGCACGCTTCATCTGCCCCTGCCCGCCCTGCGCGCCGCTCATCCCTCGCCCTACAATTACGCCGATCAGGCCCGCGTCTTCATCGTGACCGACGTGCGCAAGGACGATCTGGATCAGGTGGCCGCCGCTTACCGCGAATTGTTCATCGCATCAGGGGGCGGAGCGCTGGGCCTGTTCACCGCGATCACAAGGTTGAAGGGCGTTCATGGGCGCATCGCCAAGCCGCTCGACGAGGCGGGCTTGCCCCTGCTGGCCCAGCATGTCGATGGGCTGGACAACGCCACTCTGGTCGATCTGTTCCGCGCCGAGGAGGACGCTTGCCTGTTGGGCACGGATGCGATGCGCGACGGCGTCGACGTGCCGGGCCGCGCCCTGCGCCTGCTGGTTTTCGACCGCGTGCCCTGGCCCCGGCCCGACATCGTGCACCGGGCGCGGCGCAAGGCCTTCGGCGGCAAGCAGTTCGACGACATGCTGACGCGTTTCAAATTGAAGCAGGCCTTCGGGCGCTTGATCCGCAAGGAAACCGATCACGGCGTCTTCGTGCTGCTTGACCCCATGATGCCGTCGCGCCTGTTCGGCGCCTTCCCCGATGGGGTGATCCCCAGACGCGTCGGCCTAGCCGAAGCGGTGGGAGAAATCAGAGGGTTTTTGGGGATGGAAAAGCCCTAA
- the rsmD gene encoding 16S rRNA (guanine(966)-N(2))-methyltransferase RsmD produces MRIIAGELKGRLLLAPTGRLTRPTADRARETLFNVLAHGNFEMPALEGARILDAFAGAGTLGFEALSRGAAFVTFMENWRGAAKTIENNAKRMKVEERVRVLSCDATRAPAAQMPVDIALLDPPYGEGLVPLALASLSKQGWLKAGSLVVAEVAAKEEFQPPEGFTIRHERVAGSAARFIFLGNSRAS; encoded by the coding sequence TTGCGCATCATCGCAGGTGAGTTGAAGGGCCGCTTGCTGCTGGCCCCCACGGGACGCCTGACCCGGCCCACCGCCGACCGGGCGCGCGAAACCCTGTTCAACGTTCTGGCTCACGGCAATTTCGAAATGCCGGCGCTGGAAGGCGCCAGAATCTTGGATGCGTTCGCTGGCGCCGGAACGCTGGGCTTCGAGGCGCTGTCGCGTGGGGCTGCCTTCGTCACCTTCATGGAAAACTGGCGCGGGGCGGCCAAGACCATCGAGAACAACGCCAAGCGCATGAAAGTGGAAGAGCGCGTGCGCGTCCTTAGCTGCGACGCCACCCGCGCCCCCGCCGCCCAGATGCCGGTGGATATCGCCCTGCTCGACCCGCCCTATGGCGAGGGGTTGGTTCCCCTGGCCCTTGCCTCGCTGTCCAAGCAGGGCTGGCTGAAGGCCGGATCGCTGGTGGTGGCCGAAGTGGCGGCGAAAGAGGAATTCCAGCCGCCCGAGGGCTTCACGATCCGCCATGAGCGCGTGGCGGGTTCGGCGGCAAGATTCATTTTCCTAGGCAACAGCCGGGCTTCATGA
- a CDS encoding rRNA pseudouridine synthase codes for MRSAQPTHPFSPLSSRLAVADGERIAKRMARAGLCSRREAESWIAEGRVSVNGHVISSPALNVTEADAIVVNGKPLRTPEPPRLWRYHKPPGLVTTHKDPEGRPTVFDNLPPNLPRLISVGRLDLTSEGLLLLTNDGDLARKMELPSTGWTRRYRVRVHPIPTPEALASLERGVTVDGVSYGPIKASIERSQGANAWLIVSIKEGKNREIRKVMASLGMETTRLIRTAYGPFQLGQLERGEVEEVSGKVLREQAGLPGKEGKVAHHRR; via the coding sequence ATGCGATCAGCCCAGCCGACACATCCCTTTTCACCGCTTTCATCGAGGCTTGCCGTGGCTGACGGAGAACGCATCGCCAAACGCATGGCCAGGGCGGGGCTTTGCTCGCGCCGCGAGGCCGAAAGCTGGATTGCCGAGGGCCGCGTTTCGGTCAACGGCCATGTGATTTCCTCGCCCGCCCTCAACGTCACCGAGGCCGACGCCATCGTCGTGAACGGCAAACCACTAAGGACTCCGGAACCGCCCAGGCTGTGGCGCTATCACAAGCCGCCAGGCCTCGTCACCACCCACAAGGACCCCGAAGGACGGCCCACCGTTTTCGACAATCTGCCGCCCAACCTGCCGCGACTGATTTCGGTAGGACGCCTTGACCTGACCAGCGAAGGCTTGCTGCTGCTGACCAACGACGGCGACCTGGCCCGCAAGATGGAACTGCCCAGCACCGGCTGGACGCGCCGCTACCGGGTGCGGGTGCATCCCATTCCAACGCCCGAGGCTTTGGCGTCGCTGGAGCGGGGCGTCACGGTGGACGGCGTGTCCTATGGCCCGATCAAGGCCAGCATCGAACGGTCGCAAGGGGCCAACGCTTGGCTGATCGTATCCATCAAGGAAGGCAAGAACCGCGAAATCCGCAAGGTGATGGCCAGCCTGGGCATGGAAACCACGCGCCTGATCCGCACCGCTTACGGCCCCTTCCAACTGGGCCAGCTTGAACGCGGCGAGGTGGAAGAGGTTTCGGGCAAGGTGCTGCGCGAACAGGCCGGCCTGCCCGGCAAGGAAGGCAAAGTTGCGCATCATCGCAGGTGA
- a CDS encoding gamma-glutamyl-gamma-aminobutyrate hydrolase family protein produces the protein MKTHPPLIGITLDSEEPGGYSKMPWYALRQNYCDAVASAGGAPLSLPHEPDLAAVYLDAIKGLVVTGGAFDVDPALFGDATRHASVKLKTKRTQFELAIVQGALARGMPVLGICGGQQLLNVALGGTLIQHIPDEVAGALAHEQPNPRTEPGHEVAITPGTHLAAICKAGRIPVNSAHHQAVKKLGEGLVVNAQADDGVIEGFEHPGKPFVIGVQWHPEYAISPADTSLFTAFIEACRG, from the coding sequence ATGAAGACGCACCCCCCTCTGATTGGCATCACGCTGGATAGCGAAGAACCCGGCGGCTATTCCAAGATGCCCTGGTACGCGCTGCGCCAGAATTACTGCGATGCGGTCGCCAGCGCGGGCGGCGCACCCTTGTCCTTGCCGCATGAGCCAGACTTAGCCGCCGTCTATCTAGACGCCATCAAGGGTCTGGTGGTGACCGGCGGCGCCTTCGACGTCGATCCGGCCCTGTTCGGAGACGCCACCCGCCACGCCAGCGTGAAGCTGAAGACCAAGCGCACTCAGTTCGAACTGGCCATCGTGCAAGGCGCGCTTGCGCGCGGCATGCCGGTGCTGGGCATCTGCGGCGGCCAGCAGCTTTTGAACGTCGCCCTGGGCGGCACGCTGATCCAGCACATTCCAGATGAAGTGGCAGGCGCGCTGGCGCACGAACAACCCAATCCCAGAACCGAGCCGGGCCATGAGGTGGCGATCACGCCGGGCACCCATTTGGCCGCCATCTGCAAGGCCGGGCGCATTCCGGTCAATAGCGCCCATCATCAGGCGGTCAAGAAGCTGGGCGAAGGGCTGGTGGTCAACGCCCAAGCCGACGACGGCGTGATCGAGGGCTTCGAACATCCCGGCAAACCCTTCGTGATCGGCGTGCAATGGCATCCCGAATATGCGATCAGCCCAGCCGACACATCCCTTTTCACCGCTTTCATCGAGGCTTGCCGTGGCTGA